Proteins from one Salmo salar chromosome ssa29, Ssal_v3.1, whole genome shotgun sequence genomic window:
- the si:ch73-174h16.4 gene encoding leucine-rich repeat-containing protein 14: MVLPLVNLCAKEVVSDHSSSPGWLGCVPRELYRPLLEAAFTNCRPLAVGELVQRWPERTLRAGGRRQGQSPPNRLCVQALLLAVVRGLSDKRCVLQVLDLCGLQCEEGGVGDPMGGWSLTVALCTMVVQARAAAQRALGREGEQERKRVLAMERERDVVKRERGGGLEEGEGGGLLVESVRKEKEETLGCLREDQQVKGVRRRMEMERRKESAPVAGLAGGKVGEGEAVSEVDSEVVVCVRADLFVNARSWERVRAALGTTGPLKLQCRYVRVEELSVSSIGSLLDLLPRHVLLGVDIRYSCLGVAGLALLLPKLSMFPMLSSLRLHYCNLDIRRDMAGQEGAMKDISQGLGKLSQLRRLSLTALRLPGHLRMLLSSFPQPLEVLELPYLSLTPADLSYLSCSPHASSLQQLDLSENRLDESALPSVRRLLSQASSCLMQLSLSGCGLTDGLLVAMLPSLSCCRGLKSLCLALNPLSLAGLLDLVRMAVRMPSLRQLLYPNPLEDYQPGLPPMPSSAQLLDWPLDELVEVHEATSLQLDRVVMESGRSDLFLTCDLLNYNKDLVEQ, from the exons ATGGTGCTTCCCTTGGTGAATCTTTGTGCCAAAGAGGTTGTGAGTGATCACAGTTCCTCTCCGGGTTGGCTTGGTTGTGTACCCAGGGAACTGTACAGACCGCTTCTGGAGGCTGCCTTCACCAACTGCCGCCCGCTGGCTGTCGGGGAATTGGTGCAGCGATGGCCCGAGCGGACTCTGCGGGCTGGCGGCCGGAGGCAGGGGCAGAGTCCTCCAAATCGACTCTGTGTCCAGGCTCTCTTGCTCGCGGTGGTCAGAGGGTTGTCGGACAAAAG GTGTGTTCTCCAGGTGCTGGACCTATGTGGGCTGCAgtgtgaggagggaggagtgggagACCCAATGGGTGGTTGGTCACTGACCGTGGCCCTCTGCACCATGGTTGTACAGGCCAGGGCTGCAGCTCAGAGGGCCctcgggagagagggggagcaggaaaGGAAGAGAGTGCTGGccatggaaagggagagagacgtgGTCAaacgagaaagaggaggagggttagaggaaggagagggaggcggGCTGCTGGTGGAGTCtgtgagaaaagagaaagaggagacatTGGGGTGTCTGCGGGAGGACCAGCAGGtgaagggggtgaggaggaggatggagatggagaggagaaaggagagtgcACCAGTGGCAGGTCTGGCAGGTGGCAAAGTGGGCGAGGGGGAGGCAGTCTCTGAGGTAGACAgcgaggtggtggtgtgtgtgagggCCGACCTCTTTGTGAATGCCCGCTCCTGGGAGCGTGTGCGCGCAGCCCTGGGTACGACAGGCCCCCTCAAGTTACAGTGCAGGTATGTCCGTGTGGAGGAGCTCTCTGTCTCCAGCATCGGATCTCTGCTGGACCTCCTACCCCGTCATGTCCTCCTGGGGGTGGACATCCGCTACAGCTGCCTGGGGGTGGCCGGCctggctctcctcctccctaAGCTCTCCATGTTCCCCATGCTGAGCTCCTTGCGCCTGCACTATTGCAACCTGGACATCCGCAGAGACATGGCCGGCCAGGAGGGGGCAATGAAGGACATATCCCAGGGGCTGGGGAAGCTCAGTCAGCTGCGCCGCCTCAGCCTCACTGCCCTCCGGCTGCCTGGACACCTCCGCATGCTGCTCAG CTCTTTCCCTCAGCCGCTGGAGGTGCTGGAGCTTCCCTACCTGAGCCTGACCCCCGCCGACCTCTCCTATCTATCCTGCAGCCCACACGCCTCCTCGCTGCAGCAACTGGACCTGAGTGAGAACAGGCTAGATGAGTCAGCCTTGCCCTCTGTGCGTCGCCTCCTCTCCCAGGCGTCCAGCTGCCTCATGCAACTTTCCCTTAGCGGCTGTGGCCTCACCGACGGCCTGTTGGTGGCAATGCTCCCGTCGCTCAGCTGCTGCCGGGGCCTGAAGAGCCTGTGCCTCGCCTTGAACCCGCTCTCCCTGGCCGGGCTCCTGGACCTGGTGAGGATGGCGGTCAGGATGCCCTCCCTCCGACAGCTCCTGTACCCCAATCCCCTTGAGGACTACCAGCCTGGGCTGCCCCCCATGCCCTCCAGTGCCCAGCTGCTGGACTGGCCCTTGGATGAGCTGGTGGAGGTCCACGAGGCCACCAGTCTCCAACTGGACAGGGTGGTGATGGAGAGTGGCCGCTCAGACCTGTTCCTGACCTGCGACCTTCTCAACTACAACAAAGACTTGGTGGAGCAGTGA
- the wdr97 gene encoding WD repeat-containing protein 97 produces MGMASPPLADETDLDRKSTLRVTPRPTTADQEGAVRPVRRSWGSELRRGRGNSVEESTKGKARRMWKFLSTGMKQNVNKIRSFDVKSAVFTHGLLHLRNFPCNDPVRHMTYGKGAAGFISLHREGRVVMYHPDGRLRDLPPASVSVPYMGLTSTQLPGRLVGWGPGASLTLLDSELRPLANALDPLDVRVCQVTEQSLELVTAGAGNVCVWCLTHMVCRVRVTEGLGRHSVFTQLALAPPGPERHHRAFVVYRRAVVVVDLTAGRVLEHKRNLHLRDITALVYSFHLDFVVTASKDVSIRVWGPDWGLCMAFVGHTGVVTSLACCPESGLLLSASLDGTLRCWSIEGGDQVQCFPIEGGEPPLALGGPMKGGTFFTFSQQGVDFWTISSLYNLHCRLGGDLGGPVRQIVVPSCPLPYPTRVLCVSGDSNVTLVAAETGAVLTSFGAGQRVRCADYCLHKEILLVLTEGGTLIRASTLTNPATCVDEWKARGQGPWQREEQRDGEGDQWIAKPGPASCMVLYSNIADGQRALDEWKSLQEQRCQRPTNKKPLHDAKNRFLVMLGHNGGCVSVLMLDTGKVQYRTPAHNGQKITSLQADPENSYLLTAGEDKAVLVWRVFPYAQECLSLHLNLFCGHPPLYLALLGPLLALAFQDPDSATYSLVHFSLLNQSRTDHPPSEDHLDCITGLCVCHQLSVFASSSQDGTVRIWDEDNRLLRTLQLSAEPECLAYSGQRGDLLLGIRGDLYRIRCTHLLPHDFQLRLLCTEMSDPIPDLPISHISTRTSKTKTVVSPIPEKQPNGKQDMTKDPEYEALLARNRDLASLQEGTTERRKRKPPTTLKTRKEAFDRYMRIIYSQPLNIKIGDEDMFDLHAALFPPKLPDRRPFTPPTLRNGFFPNPNLAKPLPPITRPGQDEELEPAPAQSNPVGFIPNSVLVGQLWPDVVVENTIPKQTFKLRDEKDYEEEGDTEEVQFLVYESDEELDIGSPIQLVKSPQKEKSPPPPTPEKPAYVMRPPKAVPPTKKPKLPTPPPPRTPTPPRTPTPEIPGFLKQFVEEDWFKDIYQDQRCIRQSLCPEEFSMQILDYMQSCGAQLKMRILSALITLRRQGELGNTDKLSKGLMGSLRNNTSSNMSDEEQRVVSEILNVLVCLGPESHEIIVELLTLLARKELGLQKTVMCLLQVMGVEDADPWLAMEMDPWDSMVQDLPDSWKSLEEMAAEWLHSWTSKYKGQNSSLFPKNAGKNLFTPVDVLNYFCSVKRDMFLKAQTVPPEGRKDTVLRLPESSRSKPIQRLGETYSMSRIRKPPGVILPPLSNRPVLMGFTPFLTLPRVSLSPFPFPVDQHCLKASPRRYFILERSYVHYYR; encoded by the exons ATGGGGATGGCCTCCCCTCCCCTCGCCGACGAAACTGACCTGGACAGGAAGAGCACGCTGCGGGTTACCCCCCGCCCCACAACAGCGGACCAGGAGGGAGCAGTCAGGCCGGTTAGACGCTCATGGGGGTCAGAGTtacggagagggagggggaattcGGTGGAGGAGAGTACCAAGGGGAAAGCTCGCAGGATGTGGAAGTTCCTCAGCACTGGAATGAAGCAGAATGTGAACAAG ATAAGAAGCTTCGATGTCAAGAGTGCTGTTTTCACCCATGGCCTGCTGCACTTACGTAATTTCCCTTGCAACGACCCTGTGCGCCACATGACCTATGGCAAGGGGGCGGCAGGGTTCATCAGCCTTCACAGGGAAGGCAGGGTCGTTATGTACCACCCAGACGGGCGTCTCCGTGACCTCCCACccgcctctgtctctgtcccctacATGGGCCTAACCTCCACTCAGCTCCCTGGGCGTCTGGTGGGTTGGGGGCCCGGGGCAAGCCTCACGCTGCTGGACAGTGAGCTGCGCCCCCTAGCCAACGCTCTAGACCCTCTGGATGTGCGGGTTTGCCAGGTCACAGAGCAGTCCCTGGAGCTGGTGACAGCGGGGGCggggaacgtgtgtgtgtggtgtctgacTCACATGGTGTGCCGGGTGAGAGTGACGGAGGGTCTTGGGCGCCACAGCGTTTTTACCCAGCTGGCGTTGGCCCCCCCAGGCCCCGAGAGGCATCACAGGGCCTTCGTCGTTTACAGGAGAGCTGTGGTTGTCGTTGACCTCACTGCTGGGCGTGTTCTGGAGCACAAAAGGAACCTCCACCTacg GGATATCACTGCactggtgtacagctttcatctGGACTTTGTGGTCACTGCGTCCAAAGATGTTTCCATCAGAGTGTGGGGTCCTGACTGGGGGCTTTGTATGGCGTTCGTAGGACACACTG gtgtGGTGACCTCTCTGGCTTGCTGTCCGGAGTCTGGCCTGCTGCTCTCTGCCTCCCTGGATGGGACCCTGCGTTGCTGGAGCATAGAGGGGGGGGACCAGGTCCAGTGTTTCCCCATCGAAGGAGGGGAGCCCCCTCTGGCCCTGGGGGGTCCGATGAAAGGGGGCACCTTCTTTACTTTCTCCCAGCAAGGAGTGGACTTCTGGACCATCAGCAGCCTGTATAACCTTCACTGCAGGCTGGGGGGGGACTTGGGTGGTCCCGTGAGACAGATAGTAGTTCCCTCTTGCCCCCTGCCCTACCCCACCCGGGTGCTTTGCGTCAGCGGGGATAGTAACGTCACGCTAGTGGCCGCCGAGACGGGGGCGGTCCTAACCTCCTTCGGTGCCGGGCAGAGGGTAAGGTGCGCCGATTACTGCTTGCACAAAGAAATTCTATTGGTCCTGACGGAGGGTGGAACGTTGATCCGGGCCAGCACGCTGACCAATCCAGCGACGTGTGTGGATGAGTGGAAGGCACGAGGACAGGGTCCATGGCAGAGGGAGGAGCAGAGGGATGGCGAGGGGGATCAGTGGATCGCAAAGCCAGGCCCAGCCTCCTGCATGGTGCTCTACAGCAACATAGCCGACGGACAGAGAGCGCTAGACGAGTGGAAGAGCCTGCAGGAGCAGAGATGCCAGAGACCCACGAACAAGAAACCTCTTCATGATGCCAAGAACCG GTTCCTGGTAATGCTGGGGCACAATGGTGGCTGTGTGAGTGTGCTTATGCTGGATACAGGAAAGGTGCAGTACAGGACCCCCGCGCACAACGGACAGAAAATCACCTCCCTGCAGGCAGACCCTGAGAACAGCTACCTACTCACAGCCG GTGAGGACAAGGCAGTGCTGGTATGGAGGGTGTTTCCCTATGCCCAGGAGTGTCTCAGCCTGCACTTGAACCTTTTCTGTGGGCATCCTCCACTCTACTTGGCCCTGTTGGGGCCTCTGCTGGCCCTAGCCTTCCAGGATCCCGATAGCGCCACCTATAGCCTGGTGCACTTCAGCCTGCTCAACCAGAGTCGCACTGACCATCCGCCCAGTGAGGACCATCTGGACTGCATTACGG GGCTCTGTGTGTGCCATCAGCTCAGCGTGTTTGCCTCCAGCAGTCAGGATGGAACTGTTCGCATCTGGGATGAAGATAACCGCCTCCTCAG AACCCTCCAGCTGAGTGCGGAGCCTGAGTGTCTGGCCTACAGTGGGCAGAGGGGAGATCTGCTCCTAGGCATCAGAGGGGACCTGTATAGGATCCGCTGCACCCACCTGCTGCCACATGACTTCCAGCTACGG CTCCTTTGTACTGAGATGTCAGATCCTATCCCTGACTTGCCcatatctcacatctcaacaAGGACAAGCAAAACCAA GACTGTGGTCTCCCCCATACCAGAGAAGCAGCCCAACGGAAAGCAGGACATGACCAAAGATCCA GAGTATGAGGCGCTGCTGGCTCGGAACAGAGACCTGGCCTCACTCCAGGAAGGCACcacagagagaaggaagaggaaacCTCCCACCACGCTGAAAACCAGGAAGGAGGCCTTTGACCGCTATATGAGGATCATCTACAGCCAGCCCCTCAACATTAAG ATTGGCGATGAGGACATGTTTGACCTTCATGCAGCTCTGTTTCCTCCAAAACTACCTGACCGTCGACCTTTCACCCCACCCACCTTAAGGAATGGCTTCTTCCCAAACCCCAACTTGGCCAAGCCCCTGCCACCCATAACCAGGCCAGGGCAG GATGAGGAGCTAGAGCCAGCCCCAGCACAGAGCAACCCGGTGGGCTTCATCCCTAACTCTGTGCTAGTGGGCCAGCTGTGGCCAGACGTTGTGGTGGAAAACACAATCCCCAAGCAAACATTCAAACTGAGGGATGAGAAGGACTAtgaagaggag GGTGATACTGAAGAAGTTCAGTTTCTGGTGTATGAGAGCGATGAGGAACTGGACATAGGTTCCCCCATACAGCTGGTGAAGAGCCCTCAGAAAGAGAAGAGCCCCCCACCTCCCACTCCAGAGAAGCCAGCCTACGTAATGAGG CCTCCAAAGGCTGTCCCTCCCACTAAGAAACCCAAACTGCCGACCCCACCTCCCCCTAGAACCCCAACACCACCCCGTACACCCACCCCCGAGATCCCAGGATTCCTTAAACAGTTTGTGGAGGAGGACTGGTTCAAGGATATCTACCAAGACCAAAGG tgtatcAGGCAGTCCCTGTGCCCTGAGGAGTTCTCCATGCAGATTCTGGACTACATGCAGAGTTGTGGTGCCCAACTAAAGATGAGGATCCTGAGCGCGCTGATCACTCTACGCAGACAGGGGGAGCTAGGTAACACAGACAAGCTCAGCAAGGGGCTTATGGGTTCTCTACGCAACAACACCTCATCAAATATG TCCGATGAGGAGCAGCGAGTGGTGAGTGAAATACTCAACGTGTTGGTGTGTCTGGGTCCTGAAAGCCATGAGATCATTGTGGAGCTCCTCACTCTACTGGCCCGCAAAGAACTGGGACTTCA AAAAACAGTGATGTGCCTGCTGCAGGTGATGGGCGTGGAGGACGCTGACCCGTGGCTGGCCATGGAGATGGATCCCTGGGACTCCATGGTCCAGGACCTTCCTGATTCCTGGAAGAGCCTGGAAGAGATGGCTGCAGAGTGGCTGCACTCCTGGACCTCAAAATACAAG GGCCAGAACAGTTCTCTGTTCCCGAAGAATGCAGGGAAGAACCTCTTCACCCCAGTGGATGTGCTCAACTACTTCTGCTCTGTCAAAAGGGATATGTTTTTGAAGGCACAGACTGTCCCACCAGAGGGGCGCAAAGACACAGTATTGCGTCTCCCTGAATCCTCCAG ATCTAAGCCAATCCAACGTCTTGGAGAGACCTACAGCATGTCCAGGATACGCAAGCCTCCAG GTGTGATCTTGCCCCCTCTCTCAAACCGCCCTGTCCTCATGGGCTTCACCCCGTTCCTCACCCTGCCGAGGGTCAGCCTGTCCCCCTTTCCATTCCCTGTGGACCAGCACTGTTTGAAGGCCTCGCCGCGACGCTACTTCATCCTGGAGCGCTCCTATGTACACTACTACAGATGA